The genomic window TGTGAACAACACCCAGCGCGAAATGGTCAAGGTCAACCGCCAGATCGAAAGCGGCCGCTTGAGCGTCTTTGTGCTCGAGAACGAAATCACGCACGCGGGCTTCTGGGAAAACTACATGCCCGAGTTCGACGACCTCACGGTTTCGGGGGTGCCCACGAAAGTGCCTACCGGCAATGCGCCCGATCCGTGCCTGCCCTATTCGGCGGTGAACTGGACCGAAGACTACAAGCGCAGCCTGCTCGACATGCCCGTGCAGGCCTACGACGCCGTGCCGGCCAGTTGCGCCGGCCTGCTGACGAACAAGAAGGCCAACACCGACGTGCTGGTGGTGCGCCATGCCGAAACCTGCATCGCCGGTACGCCGAATTGCGAAGCCGACACGCTGGGCAAGCTGTACTTCCAGTCGTCTTTCTGCGGCACGCAGAAGCCCTCGGACTTCGACCTCACCACGGCCGGCTTTGCCACCATGATGAGCAAGAACTGCACGACGCCGTCGCCCAAGCGCAGGTTCATCTCCGACATCTACTACGTGCGGGACTACGCCGAAACGGTCGGCGACGGCATCCCGACTCTGGCGCGTTCGCGCTTCGATCTCTCGTCGACGGGGCTGGCGCAGCAGCCGCCTGTGCCTCTTATCGAAGGCGTCGAGGGCTTCCGCGTGGAACTGGGCCTGGACACGCTGAGCAAGACCGGCGCGGCCGTGAACTACACCCAGGCTATTGCCTGGGCGGACGCAGCCGTCAGGTCTTCCCCCACCAACCGCGGCGACGGAAGCCCCGACGGCAACTTCGTTCATTGCAGCACGGCGTTGCCCTGCACGGCCGACCAGTTGATCAACGTGGTCGCGGTGAAGCTCTACGTGGTGGCACGCAGCACCGAGATTTCGCCCGGCCATACGGACACGCGCACCTACAACCTCGGCAGCGCAACGCTCGGTCCGTTCAACGACCACTACAAGCGCCACGCGTTCACCACCGCGATCCGCATGACCAACGTGACCGGCCGCAGGGAAACGCCGTGAAGATGCCATCCACCTCACCCAAGCGCCGGCAAGGCGGCGCGGCGCTGATCGTCGGGCTGATCATGCTGGTGCTGATTACCCTTGCGGTGACCGCCGGTTTCACGCTCAGCAACACCAACCTCAAGTCGGTGGGCAACATGCAGAACCGCAACGAAGCGGTGGCCGCGGCCAACCGCGCTATCGAGGAGGTGGCCTCCTCCCTGCTGCTGCCCGGCGTGGACGGCTCGCCTTCGCTGGCCAGGCCCCTGGCCACCCAGAGCCGTGTCGACATCAACAACGACGGCACCATCGACTACACGGTCGACATCGCCGCCCCCACGTGCGTGCGCGCCACCAAGTCCACCGACACCGGTGGAGGCGGCACGGCCGGCCCCGGTGGCATCGGCGGAAATTCATCCACCAGCGGCTCGGGGCTCAATGCCCTGCCCGACCAATACAACACGGTGTGGGACATCAGCACCAGCGTGACGGACGCCGCCAGCGGCACGGTCACGGCGGTGCGCCAGGGCGTGCGGGCGCTGCTGACCAAAGAGCAATTCGAAGCGCTGTGCTCATAGCCAGACCTTTCCTGCGAATGATCACGACGATGAACGGATCGACATCATGAAAAAGAACTTCTTCCGGCCGCTCTGGGCCGCCGCACTGCTGATGTTCGGGCTTTCCGCGGCGCAGGCGGAGGACATCGATCTTTTCGTCGGCTACAACCAGACCGTGACGGACGCGCCGAACGTGCTGTTCGTTCTGGACAACACGGCCAACTGGAACCAGCCCTTCACCGCCGAGATCAATGCGCTGGCCAGCGCCTTCGAAAGCCTGCCCACGGGCAAGTTCAAGGTCGGCGTGATGATGTTCAGCGAAACGGGCGGCGGCAACTCGAACATCGACGGTGCCTACCTGCGCGCCGGTGTGCGCTTGATGGACGATGCCAACAGGGGAAAATACGGCGCGCTGATCCGTAGCCTGGGCAAGAACGACGACAAGTCCAACGGCGGCAAGGCCGGCAAGATGATGGCCGAGGTTTATCGCTATCTGTCGAGCGGCGCCCCCATGGCCGGCAACAACAAGGCAAAGGCCGACTACACCGGCAATGTCTTTGGTACCGCGGCGTCAAAGGCGATCTATGCGCTGCCGGGCAATCCGCTGGCGGCCATCAACAGCAGCACTTACAACGGGCCGAACACCACCAACTGCATCGGCACCTACGTCATCTACATCAGCAACGGTGCCGCCCAAGACAACACCAGCGACACCACCACCTCCACCAATGCACTGCGTGCGGCGGGAGGCACCACCACCATGATTCCGCTGAGCCCGAGCGGCTCGCAGGACAACGTGGCCGACGAATGGGCCAAGTTCCTGCAAACCAGCATGGGAGTGAAGGTCTACACCGTTGAAGCTGCCAAGGCCACCGGCGGCCAAGGGCCGGGCTGGAGTGCGCTGCTAAAGAGCATGGCAGACCAAAGCAAAGGCGAGTATTACGACCTCAGCGCCAAGGTCGACCTTGGCATGGCGCTCAAGGAATCGCTGGACGACATCTTCAGCAAGATCCAGTCGGTCAACAGCGTGTTCTCGTCGGTCAGCCTGCCCGTGAGCGTGAACACGCAGGGCACCTACCTGAACCAGGTGTTCGTGGGCATGTTCCGCCCTGACGATTCCGCCTATCCGCGCTGGAACGGCAATCTCAAGCAATACAAGCTCGGCCTGGACACCAACAACCAGCTGATCCTGCAAGATGCAGCCGGCACCAACGCCATCAATAACCAGACCGGTTTCATCGCGCCCTGCGCGCGAAGTTTCTGGACGCCCGCGCCAAGCACCACCGACGCCTACTGGAGCTTCCGGCCCGCCGGCGATTGCCTTGGCAAGGAGGCCGCCGAAAGCCCCGACGGCAACGTGGTGGAAAAAGGCGCGCAAGGCTACATGCTGCGGCAGGTGCTCACGGCCGACCGCAACGTGAAGACCTGCGCGGCAGCTGACTGCTCGATCCTGACGAGCTTTGCCACCGGAAACACCGGCATCACAAAAGCGGCACTCGGCGTGCCAACCGACGCCGAGCGCACCACGCTGATCGAATGGCTGCGCGGGCTGGACAACAAGGGTGACGAGCGCCGTGCTGCCGACGGCACGCCTCTCACATCGACCACGGCCATGCGCCCTTCGGTGCACGGCGACGTGGTGCATTCGCGTCCGGTGGCCATCAACTACGGCAGCGACAGCGAGCCGGAGGTGGTGGTGTTCTATGGTGCCAACGACGGCATGCTGCGCGCCGTCAACGGCAACCAGAGCGCCGCCATCGGCTCCGCGGCGCCCGGCAGCGAGATGTGGTCCTTCGTGCCGCCGGAGTTCTACGGCAGCATCAAGCGGCTGTACGACAACACCAAGCGGATCAACTTTCCGGGCGTGCCGGTCAGCGTGGGCGCGACCGCCCCCAAGCCCTACGGCATGGACGGCGCCATGGCAGCCTATCGCCAGGGCAACGAAGCCTGGCTCTACGCGAGCATGCGCCGCGGCGGCCGCCTGGTCTATGCGTTCGATGTGTCGAACCCCGCCTCGCCCATTCTCAAGTGGCG from Variovorax paradoxus includes these protein-coding regions:
- a CDS encoding PilW family protein — protein: MMRARRAGKTRHPARALLRQRGLTLIELMVSITIMLIVLAALIALFLNVNNTQREMVKVNRQIESGRLSVFVLENEITHAGFWENYMPEFDDLTVSGVPTKVPTGNAPDPCLPYSAVNWTEDYKRSLLDMPVQAYDAVPASCAGLLTNKKANTDVLVVRHAETCIAGTPNCEADTLGKLYFQSSFCGTQKPSDFDLTTAGFATMMSKNCTTPSPKRRFISDIYYVRDYAETVGDGIPTLARSRFDLSSTGLAQQPPVPLIEGVEGFRVELGLDTLSKTGAAVNYTQAIAWADAAVRSSPTNRGDGSPDGNFVHCSTALPCTADQLINVVAVKLYVVARSTEISPGHTDTRTYNLGSATLGPFNDHYKRHAFTTAIRMTNVTGRRETP
- a CDS encoding pilus assembly PilX family protein, which translates into the protein MPSTSPKRRQGGAALIVGLIMLVLITLAVTAGFTLSNTNLKSVGNMQNRNEAVAAANRAIEEVASSLLLPGVDGSPSLARPLATQSRVDINNDGTIDYTVDIAAPTCVRATKSTDTGGGGTAGPGGIGGNSSTSGSGLNALPDQYNTVWDISTSVTDAASGTVTAVRQGVRALLTKEQFEALCS
- a CDS encoding pilus assembly protein; the encoded protein is MKKNFFRPLWAAALLMFGLSAAQAEDIDLFVGYNQTVTDAPNVLFVLDNTANWNQPFTAEINALASAFESLPTGKFKVGVMMFSETGGGNSNIDGAYLRAGVRLMDDANRGKYGALIRSLGKNDDKSNGGKAGKMMAEVYRYLSSGAPMAGNNKAKADYTGNVFGTAASKAIYALPGNPLAAINSSTYNGPNTTNCIGTYVIYISNGAAQDNTSDTTTSTNALRAAGGTTTMIPLSPSGSQDNVADEWAKFLQTSMGVKVYTVEAAKATGGQGPGWSALLKSMADQSKGEYYDLSAKVDLGMALKESLDDIFSKIQSVNSVFSSVSLPVSVNTQGTYLNQVFVGMFRPDDSAYPRWNGNLKQYKLGLDTNNQLILQDAAGTNAINNQTGFIAPCARSFWTPAPSTTDAYWSFRPAGDCLGKEAAESPDGNVVEKGAQGYMLRQVLTADRNVKTCAAADCSILTSFATGNTGITKAALGVPTDAERTTLIEWLRGLDNKGDERRAADGTPLTSTTAMRPSVHGDVVHSRPVAINYGSDSEPEVVVFYGANDGMLRAVNGNQSAAIGSAAPGSEMWSFVPPEFYGSIKRLYDNTKRINFPGVPVSVGATAPKPYGMDGAMAAYRQGNEAWLYASMRRGGRLVYAFDVSNPASPILKWRRGCPNQDDDVGCDTGANDMTGIGQTWSAPKIVKSAGYGSGSTPMVMFGGGYDKCEDVDTTVASQACGAAAKGNKIYVLDASTGNVLKSFTTDRGVTGEVTVVNDSAGLAKIAYAADLGGNVYRIAIGAAAPGSWTMTKIASLGCDVASATCTPNRKFMFGPDVVEDNGMNVLLLGSGDREKPLRSYSAALSVSNRFYMMVDKPADATWLTNESSNCDGNSLLCHGSLLAITGTDAPSPTALAAKKGWYLVLAPGEQVVTSSVTAYGNTTFNTHTPTDPTVRQSCRADLGTANVYNLAYLNAGAQGARFQNVVGGGLAPSPVVGRVMVNGSFRDVVIGANPDSFLSPKGAAVKTAFTQPKGRVYWFIQK